In Paenibacillus kyungheensis, the following are encoded in one genomic region:
- the holB gene encoding DNA polymerase III subunit delta' translates to MSFQEIIGQDIAKQMLQNGLRSQKISHAYLFSGPAGSGQMKMANSFAQALVCIHKGDEACGECIQCRKMKNGNHPDFHVIEPDGASIKIEQIRDIQRIFSYRSESGNRKIYIIKDADKMTIQASNSLLKFLEEPPAPAVAILLTENAQSVLPTIRSRTQPIVFTPPDPQKMAQILGDEGFPMPLVRCVVHIASDLDECRELLAENWFAEIRNVMLQLGKESAGRGSMSLITAQQKLFKGGLGDHIEPVFDLFHLWFKDMIHIQIGRHESIVFIDQLESLSKVATTRDMQHWISCMSLAAECKKMLRSHVNPQLCMEQFLIGVSG, encoded by the coding sequence ATGTCTTTTCAAGAAATTATCGGGCAAGATATTGCCAAGCAGATGTTACAGAACGGTCTGCGTAGTCAAAAGATTTCTCATGCGTATTTGTTTAGCGGCCCAGCAGGTAGCGGACAAATGAAAATGGCTAACAGCTTTGCTCAAGCTTTGGTATGTATTCATAAAGGTGATGAAGCCTGTGGAGAATGTATACAATGTCGTAAAATGAAAAATGGAAATCATCCTGATTTTCATGTGATCGAGCCGGATGGCGCTTCGATTAAAATTGAGCAAATCCGCGATATTCAGCGGATTTTTTCGTATCGTTCAGAATCGGGAAACCGTAAAATATATATTATTAAAGATGCAGATAAAATGACGATACAAGCGTCTAATAGTCTGTTAAAATTTTTAGAAGAACCACCAGCACCAGCGGTGGCTATCCTTTTAACAGAAAATGCACAGTCAGTACTACCTACGATTCGTTCTCGTACACAACCTATAGTATTTACGCCACCTGATCCTCAGAAAATGGCTCAAATCTTAGGAGATGAAGGATTTCCAATGCCTTTAGTACGATGTGTTGTTCATATTGCGTCTGATCTAGATGAATGCCGAGAATTGCTAGCAGAGAATTGGTTTGCAGAAATCAGAAACGTAATGTTACAATTAGGGAAGGAATCCGCAGGTAGAGGGAGTATGAGCCTTATTACTGCTCAGCAAAAGCTGTTTAAAGGCGGACTTGGAGATCATATTGAGCCTGTATTTGATCTTTTCCACTTATGGTTTAAGGATATGATTCATATCCAGATTGGAAGGCACGAGAGTATCGTTTTTATAGATCAGTTAGAGTCTCTCTCCAAAGTGGCTACCACTCGTGATATGCAGCATTGGATATCTTGTATGTCGCTTGCTGCAGAGTGTAAGAAAATGCTTCGTTCTCATGTGAATCCACAGTTATGCATGGAGCAATTTCTTATAGGCGTTAGCGGTTGA